A stretch of the Bacillus sp. FJAT-18017 genome encodes the following:
- the tilS gene encoding tRNA lysidine(34) synthetase TilS: MLEEKIEALLKRKAISLKGKRILIGVSGGPDSMAILHYLWEQTEVMDITLSVAHVDHMFRGKESLEDGMYVKRYCDERGIAFNMARIDVPAIISATRKNGQEAARDARYSFFREMIKKGRYSYLVLGHHGDDQVETILMRLTRGSIGKGRAGIPFSRPFHGAEIIRPLLGATRNDIMDYCHKKGIEPRFDPSNEKEIYSRNRFRKIVLPFLKKENPNVHEQFQRFSEELESDEVYLEELAAQRMDTVMTRREKDRIVIDILAFLGMPMPLQRRGIQLILNYLYEEVPAYFAAIHIDQVLSLINHPHPSGKLNMPAGLKVTRSYQQCIFHFNDSDNAPFRFELEGIGKLDLPNGFTLSVEVCSTLEYGLGNDSTFLPVSLINLPLVIRNREKGDRMALKGLEGTKKIKDIFIDCKVPVSERGNWPVITDSSGRIVWLPGLRKTPYDSAGEPGERYLKLKYKKEPTTSGGHM, from the coding sequence ATGCTTGAAGAAAAAATTGAGGCACTTTTAAAACGAAAAGCCATTTCCTTAAAAGGAAAAAGAATTCTTATTGGTGTATCTGGCGGGCCGGATTCAATGGCAATTCTTCACTATCTTTGGGAGCAAACAGAAGTTATGGATATAACACTTTCTGTTGCCCATGTGGACCATATGTTTAGAGGGAAAGAATCACTTGAGGATGGCATGTATGTGAAACGTTACTGTGATGAAAGAGGCATAGCTTTCAACATGGCTAGAATTGATGTGCCGGCTATCATTTCCGCTACCAGAAAAAATGGCCAGGAAGCAGCAAGAGATGCGCGATATAGCTTTTTTCGGGAAATGATTAAAAAAGGCCGCTATTCGTATCTTGTGCTGGGACATCATGGGGATGACCAGGTAGAGACGATTCTTATGAGGCTGACTAGAGGTTCGATTGGCAAGGGCAGGGCAGGGATTCCGTTTAGCAGACCCTTTCATGGTGCCGAAATTATTAGGCCGCTTCTTGGTGCCACCCGGAATGATATAATGGATTATTGCCACAAAAAAGGGATTGAACCGCGCTTTGACCCTAGTAATGAGAAAGAAATTTATAGCAGGAACCGGTTTCGGAAGATTGTCCTGCCCTTCTTGAAGAAGGAAAATCCCAATGTTCATGAGCAATTTCAGCGATTCAGTGAAGAGTTGGAAAGTGATGAGGTTTATCTCGAGGAATTGGCTGCACAAAGAATGGATACAGTAATGACAAGAAGGGAAAAGGATAGGATTGTGATTGATATATTGGCTTTTCTTGGGATGCCAATGCCTTTACAAAGAAGAGGGATTCAACTAATATTAAACTATCTTTATGAAGAGGTACCCGCTTATTTCGCTGCTATACATATTGATCAAGTCCTTTCTCTGATAAATCATCCTCATCCATCAGGCAAGCTTAATATGCCTGCCGGGCTGAAAGTTACTCGTTCCTATCAACAATGCATTTTCCACTTTAATGACAGTGATAATGCCCCATTCAGATTTGAATTAGAAGGAATAGGGAAGTTAGACTTGCCAAATGGCTTTACACTTTCAGTTGAAGTATGCAGTACCCTTGAATATGGGTTGGGGAATGATAGCACCTTTCTTCCGGTTTCCCTTATAAATCTGCCGCTCGTTATCCGGAATAGGGAAAAAGGGGACAGGATGGCATTAAAAGGGCTGGAAGGAACCAAAAAGATCAAGGATATTTTCATCGATTGCAAGGTACCCGTTTCTGAACGTGGAAACTGGCCTGTCATAACAGATAGTAGCGGCCGGATAGTCTGGCTGCCGGGTCTGAGGAAAACACCCTATGATTCTGCAGGGGAACCCGGAGAACGCTATCTGAAGCTAAAGTATAAAAAGGAACCAACAACCTCTGGGGGGCACATGTGA
- a CDS encoding protein kinase domain-containing protein, producing MMNHTSKNPCKLPPATVIEGKWHKQKYILLKELGEGANGVVYLTRYGNKKAALKISSNGLTVTSEVNVLKSFAKARGTALGPSLLDVDDWQGPGGLLSFYVMEYIDGPCFDTFIANKGRDWVEVIFLQLLNDLDELHQSGWVFGDLKPDNLIIAGPPYRIRCIDVGGTTLAGRAIKEYTEFFDRGYWGMGSRKAEPSYDLFAAAMVFISIAYPKRFSKVGGGLKQLQEAIRQKKELIKYEPVLLKALKGEYPAARDMREALLENGERRWHRSSGVQPNAANIGSNSPYQQPSRQRKRANGNKHLQAVTRKQGGMKETVFIVSAMAILYIVYIVVQLN from the coding sequence ATGATGAATCATACTTCGAAGAATCCATGTAAGCTGCCTCCGGCTACTGTTATTGAAGGGAAATGGCATAAGCAAAAATATATTTTGCTAAAGGAATTAGGTGAAGGGGCTAATGGCGTTGTTTATTTAACCAGGTACGGAAATAAAAAAGCCGCGCTTAAAATTAGCAGCAATGGGTTAACAGTCACATCCGAGGTCAATGTGTTGAAGTCTTTTGCCAAGGCCCGGGGCACCGCCCTAGGGCCCTCTTTGCTTGATGTTGATGATTGGCAGGGGCCAGGAGGGCTATTGAGTTTTTATGTAATGGAATATATAGACGGTCCATGCTTTGATACATTTATAGCCAATAAAGGACGAGACTGGGTTGAGGTAATTTTTCTTCAACTTTTAAATGATCTTGATGAGCTTCACCAAAGTGGCTGGGTATTTGGTGATTTAAAGCCTGATAATTTAATTATAGCCGGTCCGCCATACAGAATCCGCTGTATTGATGTTGGCGGAACTACGTTAGCAGGAAGGGCGATCAAGGAGTATACAGAGTTCTTTGACCGCGGATATTGGGGGATGGGTTCTAGGAAAGCCGAACCTTCTTATGATCTATTTGCCGCTGCAATGGTCTTTATATCAATTGCATACCCAAAGAGATTCAGCAAAGTTGGAGGAGGCTTAAAGCAGCTTCAGGAAGCAATACGGCAAAAAAAAGAACTAATCAAGTATGAGCCGGTGCTTCTTAAAGCATTGAAAGGCGAGTATCCTGCTGCAAGAGACATGAGAGAGGCCCTACTGGAAAATGGAGAACGGCGATGGCACCGAAGTAGTGGGGTTCAACCAAATGCGGCGAATATTGGCAGCAATTCTCCATACCAACAGCCAAGCCGACAACGAAAGCGGGCAAATGGAAACAAACACCTCCAGGCAGTTACACGCAAACAAGGTGGAATGAAGGAGACCGTTTTTATTGTATCTGCAATGGCAATTCTTTATATTGTTTATATTGTTGTACAATTAAATTAG
- the spoIIE gene encoding stage II sporulation protein E produces MERADETIIGQVSNSGLGTRWEIGNLFAKMQDKAELFFLKHGYLLIIVGFLLGRALILSKLTPFGLPFFAAVFLIKKERAPLALLGLIAGAATISLGNALSSFTIIFLFLLLFRATREWITNPAKIIPYYTGIVLFAGKLGERFVVTGNLTLYDGMMASVEGVLAFILSLIFLQSVPLVTINKRKQPLKTEEIVSLIILLASIMTGTIGWTLYGVSIEHVMSRYLVLVFSLVAGAAVGSTVGVVTGLIFSLANVSSFSHMSLLAFSGVLGGLLKEGKKIGVSFGLLVSTLLVGMYGEIGSSLSGTLLETGAAIVLLFMTPIALTERIAKYIPGTPEHTAEQQKYMRKMRDVTAKRVAQFSDVFETLSKSFSQNDPEPGEDKELDFFLSNVAEKTCQTCFKKEHCWTRNFTTTYDYMEEIMLQMDQSKANIPPKLAREWEKHCSRPKKVLEAIHQELAVYQANQKLKKQVHESRRLVADQLLGVSEVMGDFAKEIQRERENLHKQEEQIHEAIQGFGLQIENVEIYNLEQGNVDIDMTIPFCNGHGECEKLIAPMLSDILGETIIVSTEECGTFPGGLCQVTFRSAKAYTVETGVAYAAKDGGFVSGDSFSTVELGSGKYAIAISDGMGNGKRAHDESQETLKLLQQILKSGIEEKVAIKSVNSVLSLRTNDEVFSTLDLAVIDMQNASAKFLKIGSTPSFIKRGKKVMKIQASNLPMGIVQEFDVDMVTEQLKAGDILIMMSDGVFEGPKHVGNYEMWMKRKIHELETEDPQAIADLIMEEVIRSRSNQIEDDMTVAVAKIKHNTPKWASIPVQSIKKRRA; encoded by the coding sequence TTGGAAAGAGCGGATGAAACAATTATCGGGCAGGTTTCTAACTCTGGATTGGGGACCAGATGGGAAATTGGAAATCTATTTGCAAAAATGCAGGACAAGGCTGAACTTTTTTTTCTCAAACACGGATATCTTCTTATCATTGTCGGTTTTCTGCTGGGCAGAGCCCTGATACTATCAAAGTTGACTCCTTTTGGTTTACCCTTCTTTGCAGCTGTCTTTTTAATTAAAAAAGAACGGGCTCCACTGGCGCTCCTAGGTTTAATAGCTGGTGCAGCTACGATATCTCTTGGAAATGCATTATCCTCCTTTACCATCATCTTTTTATTCCTGCTTTTATTTAGGGCTACAAGGGAGTGGATTACAAATCCGGCAAAGATAATCCCTTATTATACAGGAATTGTTCTTTTCGCAGGTAAACTGGGTGAGAGGTTTGTAGTGACTGGAAATCTTACACTATACGATGGAATGATGGCATCGGTCGAAGGAGTACTTGCCTTCATTCTATCATTAATATTTTTGCAGAGTGTTCCGCTTGTGACAATAAATAAACGAAAGCAGCCGTTGAAGACAGAAGAGATTGTTTCTTTGATCATTCTGCTTGCATCCATCATGACAGGGACCATTGGATGGACATTGTACGGGGTTTCAATAGAGCATGTAATGTCAAGATATCTCGTACTAGTATTCTCGCTTGTTGCCGGGGCCGCTGTTGGCTCGACAGTCGGTGTCGTAACAGGGCTTATCTTTAGTCTGGCAAATGTATCGAGTTTTTCGCATATGAGTCTCCTTGCTTTTTCCGGGGTACTTGGCGGCTTATTGAAAGAAGGGAAAAAAATAGGAGTATCCTTTGGCTTACTTGTTTCAACGTTGCTTGTTGGAATGTATGGTGAAATTGGAAGTTCGCTTTCAGGTACCCTATTGGAAACAGGTGCCGCCATTGTTTTGCTTTTTATGACCCCTATAGCCCTAACAGAAAGAATAGCAAAATATATACCTGGTACTCCGGAACATACCGCTGAGCAGCAAAAGTACATGCGTAAAATGAGAGATGTAACGGCAAAAAGGGTTGCGCAGTTTTCGGATGTATTTGAAACACTATCAAAAAGCTTTTCGCAAAACGATCCAGAACCGGGTGAGGATAAGGAACTGGACTTCTTTCTTAGCAATGTTGCTGAAAAGACATGCCAGACCTGCTTTAAGAAAGAACATTGCTGGACAAGGAACTTTACAACAACATATGACTATATGGAAGAAATTATGCTGCAAATGGATCAATCTAAGGCGAACATTCCTCCAAAACTGGCCAGGGAGTGGGAGAAGCATTGTTCACGCCCAAAGAAGGTTTTAGAAGCAATTCATCAGGAACTAGCGGTATACCAGGCCAATCAAAAACTGAAAAAACAGGTCCATGAGAGCAGAAGGCTGGTAGCAGACCAACTGCTTGGGGTTTCGGAAGTCATGGGTGATTTTGCTAAAGAAATTCAGAGAGAGCGGGAGAACCTTCATAAACAGGAAGAGCAAATTCACGAGGCAATCCAGGGTTTTGGCCTTCAAATAGAGAATGTTGAAATTTATAACCTTGAACAAGGCAATGTTGATATTGACATGACTATTCCATTTTGTAATGGGCATGGTGAATGCGAAAAGTTAATTGCACCGATGCTCTCTGATATATTAGGGGAAACGATCATTGTCAGCACGGAAGAATGCGGCACATTTCCAGGTGGGCTATGCCAGGTTACATTTCGGTCTGCAAAGGCTTATACCGTTGAAACGGGAGTCGCCTATGCAGCCAAGGATGGGGGTTTTGTGTCAGGGGACAGTTTTTCAACGGTAGAGCTTGGAAGCGGCAAATACGCAATTGCAATAAGCGATGGAATGGGGAATGGCAAGCGGGCTCACGATGAAAGCCAAGAAACATTAAAATTGTTACAGCAAATCCTGAAGTCCGGTATTGAGGAAAAGGTGGCAATTAAATCTGTAAACTCCGTGTTATCATTACGGACAAATGATGAGGTTTTTTCGACACTGGATCTTGCGGTTATTGATATGCAGAACGCTTCAGCCAAATTTCTGAAAATTGGATCAACGCCAAGCTTTATCAAGAGAGGGAAGAAGGTAATGAAAATCCAGGCCAGCAACCTTCCGATGGGAATCGTTCAGGAGTTCGATGTTGATATGGTAACAGAGCAACTTAAGGCCGGAGATATCCTTATTATGATGAGCGATGGTGTCTTCGAAGGTCCAAAGCATGTGGGGAATTATGAGATGTGGATGAAAAGAAAGATTCATGAACTAGAGACAGAAGATCCTCAGGCTATAGCAGATTTAATCATGGAGGAAGTCATTCGCTCAAGGTCCAATCAAATAGAGGATGATATGACTGTCGCAGTTGCAAAGATAAAGCATAATACTCCGAAGTGGGCATCCATTCCCGTGCAAAGCATAAAGAAACGTCGTGCCTAA
- a CDS encoding S1 domain-containing RNA-binding protein, which yields MSIEVGSKLQGKVTGITNFGAFVELPEGSTGLVHISEVADNYVKDINDHLKVGDMVEVKVINVEKDGKIGLSIKKAKDRPEQQQRPYTPRPRQGRTNDHRAPRPENFESKMAKFLKDSEDRLTSLKRHTESKRGGRGARRG from the coding sequence ATGTCAATCGAAGTAGGCAGCAAGTTACAAGGAAAGGTAACAGGGATAACAAATTTCGGAGCGTTCGTCGAGCTGCCGGAAGGGTCGACTGGCCTTGTCCACATCAGTGAAGTAGCGGATAACTATGTCAAGGATATCAACGACCATCTTAAAGTGGGTGACATGGTTGAGGTTAAAGTCATTAATGTTGAAAAGGATGGGAAAATTGGCCTTTCAATTAAAAAGGCTAAGGACCGTCCGGAACAACAGCAGAGGCCATATACACCACGTCCGCGTCAGGGTAGGACGAATGACCACCGTGCTCCACGCCCTGAGAATTTCGAATCAAAAATGGCTAAATTCTTAAAGGATAGTGAAGATCGCCTAACATCCCTAAAGCGCCATACCGAATCAAAACGAGGCGGCAGAGGTGCCAGACGAGGATAA
- a CDS encoding FtsB family cell division protein, producing the protein MRETKKRNVARINNEYVEAKLYSSEAALRKRKGLIRRLSAFALLAALLMYFAVSSMYTRATMLEEKKSEKAQLKQQLTELENERDVLNEEIKKLNDDEYLAKLARKLYYYSGEGETIFTLPNDGNDKEK; encoded by the coding sequence ATGAGGGAGACAAAGAAACGGAATGTAGCCAGGATCAACAATGAATATGTGGAAGCTAAGCTTTATTCATCAGAAGCTGCATTGCGGAAGCGGAAAGGGCTCATCCGCCGATTGTCTGCGTTTGCGTTGCTGGCAGCCCTTTTGATGTATTTCGCAGTTTCGTCAATGTATACAAGAGCAACTATGCTGGAAGAAAAAAAGTCTGAAAAGGCACAGCTTAAACAACAGCTGACAGAACTTGAGAATGAGCGTGATGTGCTCAATGAGGAAATAAAAAAACTCAACGATGATGAATACTTAGCAAAACTGGCCAGGAAGCTGTACTATTATTCTGGTGAAGGGGAGACGATCTTCACGCTTCCCAATGATGGAAATGATAAGGAAAAATGA
- the yabQ gene encoding spore cortex biosynthesis protein YabQ, which yields MTLNVQFMTMAAMIISGIGFGMTLDTYQRFLNRPKRKSWISFINDILFWAVQALVIFYVLFIVNRGEIRFYIFLALLCGFAAYQALIKSFYLWLLEKLIHFVKTIWRFLVKTCSLLIFNPVVGLIQIVVGLVLLLGKALLSSGNFILKILLKAIKVIFFLPLKKFFQICWKLMPKGIKKNVEKLYNKMAGLFIKTKNVYKRAIKWNKNKK from the coding sequence ATGACACTGAATGTCCAGTTCATGACCATGGCGGCAATGATTATTTCGGGGATTGGCTTCGGTATGACGCTAGACACTTACCAGCGCTTCTTAAACCGCCCAAAACGAAAGAGCTGGATCTCCTTCATCAATGACATTTTGTTTTGGGCTGTACAGGCCCTGGTAATTTTTTATGTGCTTTTTATAGTGAACCGTGGAGAAATCCGCTTTTATATATTTCTGGCTTTGTTGTGCGGATTTGCTGCGTATCAGGCGTTGATAAAAAGTTTCTATCTTTGGTTATTGGAAAAGTTGATTCATTTCGTGAAAACCATATGGCGTTTTCTCGTTAAAACGTGTAGTCTTTTAATTTTTAATCCTGTTGTTGGACTTATCCAAATTGTCGTAGGGCTTGTCCTCCTTCTTGGGAAAGCACTCCTATCCTCAGGGAATTTTATATTGAAAATTTTACTTAAAGCTATTAAAGTCATTTTTTTCTTGCCGTTGAAGAAATTTTTTCAAATTTGTTGGAAACTCATGCCGAAAGGGATTAAAAAAAACGTCGAGAAGTTATATAATAAAATGGCAGGATTATTTATAAAGACAAAGAATGTTTATAAAAGGGCGATTAAGTGGAATAAAAATAAAAAGTAA
- the yabP gene encoding sporulation protein YabP, which produces MSQYYDTNQNKGTVPEHDVIMRGRKLLDITGVKQVESFDNEEFLLETTMGFLSIKGQNLQMKNLDVDKGVVSIKGKVFELVYLDEQQGEKAKGFFSKLFR; this is translated from the coding sequence ATGAGCCAGTATTATGATACGAATCAAAACAAAGGAACAGTACCTGAACATGATGTCATTATGAGAGGGCGCAAGCTTCTGGACATTACCGGAGTAAAGCAAGTTGAAAGCTTTGATAACGAAGAATTCCTCCTTGAGACAACTATGGGGTTTCTTTCTATTAAAGGCCAAAATTTGCAAATGAAGAATCTGGATGTCGATAAAGGAGTTGTGTCAATTAAGGGAAAAGTGTTTGAACTTGTTTATCTGGATGAACAGCAAGGAGAAAAAGCTAAAGGCTTCTTTAGCAAATTGTTCCGATGA
- a CDS encoding RNA-binding S4 domain-containing protein, whose translation MRLDKFLKVSRIIKRRTLAKEVSEQGRILVNGKEAKASTTVKVGDELTIRFGQRVLTARIDQIQETTRKDEAAEMYTIIKEERVNQDTF comes from the coding sequence GTGAGGTTAGACAAATTTCTTAAAGTTTCGAGAATTATTAAACGAAGGACGCTGGCTAAAGAGGTATCTGAACAAGGAAGAATTCTTGTTAATGGAAAGGAAGCAAAGGCCAGTACAACTGTTAAGGTTGGCGATGAGTTAACCATACGATTTGGCCAACGGGTTCTGACTGCCAGGATTGATCAAATCCAGGAAACAACCCGGAAGGATGAAGCCGCAGAAATGTATACGATTATCAAAGAGGAAAGGGTAAATCAGGACACTTTCTAA